Proteins encoded within one genomic window of uncultured Draconibacterium sp.:
- a CDS encoding thymidylate synthase produces MRQYLDLLETILEKGAIKEDRTGTGTISRFGHQMRFDLSEGFPMVTTKKLHLKSIIYELLWFLKGDTNVKYLQDNGVRIWNEWADDDGNLGHIYGYQWRSWPTPDGGHIDQISQVIDAIKNNPDSRRHLVSAWNVGELDKMNLPPCHILFQFYVADGKLSCQLYQRSADVFLGVPFNIASYALLTMMMAQVCDLDPGDFVHTFGDVHIYSNHVEQVKLQLTRQPYPLPEMKINPDVKNIFDFKFEDFELVGYQSHPHIKGAVAV; encoded by the coding sequence ATGAGGCAGTATTTAGATCTATTGGAAACCATTTTAGAAAAGGGAGCGATTAAAGAAGACCGCACGGGAACAGGAACGATCAGTCGCTTTGGGCACCAAATGCGTTTTGATTTGAGCGAAGGTTTTCCGATGGTAACAACAAAAAAGCTGCACCTGAAATCGATTATTTACGAGCTGCTTTGGTTTCTGAAAGGCGATACCAATGTGAAATATTTGCAGGATAATGGTGTGCGTATTTGGAACGAATGGGCCGACGACGACGGCAACCTCGGGCACATTTACGGCTACCAGTGGCGTAGCTGGCCAACTCCCGATGGAGGTCATATCGACCAGATTTCGCAGGTAATTGATGCCATAAAAAACAATCCCGACTCGCGACGCCACCTGGTAAGCGCCTGGAACGTAGGCGAACTGGACAAAATGAACTTACCACCCTGCCACATTCTTTTCCAGTTTTATGTTGCCGACGGGAAGTTGTCGTGTCAGCTGTACCAACGCAGTGCCGATGTATTTTTGGGAGTACCTTTTAACATTGCGTCGTATGCATTACTTACCATGATGATGGCGCAGGTTTGCGATCTTGATCCAGGTGATTTTGTACATACTTTTGGCGACGTTCATATTTACTCCAATCATGTTGAGCAGGTAAAACTGCAACTTACACGCCAACCATATCCGCTGCCGGAAATGAAGATCAATCCGGATGTAAAAAACATCTTCGATTTCAAATTTGAAGACTTTGAATTGGTTGGTTACCAGTCGCACCCACATATTAAAGGAGCTGTTGCCGTTTAA
- the ald gene encoding alanine dehydrogenase, which translates to MIIGVPKEIKNNENRIALTPAGAAELVKHGHEVYVQAGGGMGSGFQDEDYVGAGAKMLPTIEDVYGIAEMIIKVKEPIEEEYKLIKEGQILYTYFHFASCEPLTHAMIENKSVCLAYETVELPDRSLPLLVPMSEVAGRMSIQEGAKYLEKTYGGYGVLLGGVAGVLPAKVLVIGGGIVGTEAAKMAAGLGADVTIMDVSLKRLRYLDDIMPANVKTMMSNEYNIREMVRSHDVIIGAVLIPGAKAPHLVTRDMLSTMKPGTVLVDVAVDQGGCFETTHATTHADPTFVIDDVLHYCVANMPGAVPRTSTIALTNATLPYAIEIAGKGWKQACIDNEPLRKGLNVVDGKVVYKGVSEAWNLPYEKVETVL; encoded by the coding sequence ATGATAATTGGAGTACCAAAGGAAATTAAAAATAACGAAAACCGTATTGCACTAACACCTGCCGGTGCTGCGGAGTTGGTTAAACATGGCCATGAAGTTTACGTTCAGGCCGGCGGTGGTATGGGTAGCGGATTCCAGGATGAAGATTATGTTGGAGCCGGAGCAAAAATGCTTCCAACTATTGAAGATGTTTACGGCATTGCCGAAATGATCATCAAAGTAAAAGAACCGATTGAGGAGGAATACAAGTTGATTAAGGAAGGGCAAATTCTTTACACTTACTTCCACTTTGCATCGTGCGAGCCTTTAACCCACGCCATGATCGAAAACAAATCAGTGTGTTTGGCATACGAAACTGTTGAGCTGCCAGATCGTTCACTTCCGTTGCTTGTTCCTATGAGTGAGGTTGCCGGTCGTATGTCAATTCAGGAAGGTGCAAAATACCTTGAGAAAACTTACGGTGGTTACGGAGTACTTCTTGGTGGAGTTGCCGGAGTTCTTCCTGCTAAAGTTTTGGTAATTGGTGGCGGTATTGTTGGTACCGAAGCAGCTAAAATGGCTGCCGGATTAGGTGCCGATGTTACTATTATGGATGTATCGTTAAAACGCCTTCGTTACCTCGACGATATTATGCCGGCTAACGTAAAAACCATGATGAGCAACGAATATAACATTCGTGAAATGGTAAGATCGCACGACGTTATTATCGGTGCTGTTCTTATTCCTGGAGCAAAAGCGCCACATTTGGTAACACGCGATATGCTGAGCACAATGAAACCGGGTACTGTTTTGGTCGACGTTGCTGTTGACCAGGGTGGTTGTTTCGAAACTACACATGCAACTACACACGCTGATCCAACTTTTGTTATCGACGATGTATTGCATTACTGTGTTGCCAACATGCCGGGTGCTGTACCACGTACTTCAACAATTGCGTTAACTAACGCTACACTTCCTTATGCTATTGAGATTGCTGGCAAAGGATGGAAACAAGCATGTATCGACAATGAGCCATTACGCAAAGGGCTTAATGTTGTTGACGGGAAAGTAGTATACAAAGGCGTTTCCGAAGCATGGAATCTACCTTACGAAAAAGTAGAAACCGTTCTCTAA
- a CDS encoding ion transporter, with translation MSKTKQKIYEIIFEADTPGGKLFDVALLFIILISVVLVMLESVPQIRQNHQPLLHILEWAITIIFTIEYVLRVAIINKPFRYILSFYGVIDLLSVLPTYIGLIVIGSHSLIVIRILRLLRVFRILKLTRYTQAGRTLAKAIWNSREKISVFIFFVTMLVIIIGTIMYLVEGPEHGFSSIPQGIYWAIVTLTTVGYGDISPGTPMGQFIASIVMIMGYAIIAVPTGIVTAEIINPTIEKNTQVCPQCLHSSHDDDAVFCKKCGSPLNP, from the coding sequence ATGAGTAAAACCAAACAAAAGATTTACGAGATTATTTTTGAGGCCGATACACCGGGAGGTAAACTATTCGATGTTGCTTTGCTCTTCATTATCCTTATTAGTGTAGTGTTAGTGATGCTCGAAAGTGTTCCTCAAATTCGTCAGAACCACCAACCTTTGCTTCATATTCTGGAATGGGCCATTACCATAATTTTTACTATTGAATATGTATTGCGTGTTGCGATAATCAACAAGCCGTTTCGCTATATTCTCAGTTTCTATGGTGTTATCGACCTGCTGTCGGTTCTACCAACTTACATTGGATTAATCGTTATCGGATCGCACAGTTTGATTGTGATTCGTATTCTTCGCCTGCTGCGTGTTTTCCGAATTTTAAAACTTACGCGTTACACGCAGGCCGGGCGAACGCTGGCAAAAGCGATTTGGAACAGCCGCGAAAAAATCAGTGTTTTCATCTTCTTCGTTACCATGCTGGTTATAATAATTGGCACAATCATGTATTTGGTTGAAGGTCCTGAACACGGTTTCTCAAGTATTCCGCAGGGAATTTACTGGGCTATTGTTACGCTTACCACTGTTGGTTATGGCGACATTAGCCCCGGAACACCAATGGGACAATTTATTGCCAGCATTGTAATGATTATGGGTTACGCCATTATTGCCGTTCCAACGGGTATCGTTACTGCCGAAATCATCAATCCAACCATCGAAAAAAATACACAGGTTTGCCCGCAATGCCTACATTCATCGCACGACGACGATGCTGTTTTTTGTAAGAAATGCGGCTCTCCTCTTAATCCTTAA
- a CDS encoding inorganic pyrophosphatase, whose amino-acid sequence MVDRLSDPIGRLMGLRYKSHPWHGVSIGDNAPEELTAFIEVVSTDTVKYEIDKDSGYLRVDRPQKFSNVVPALYGFIPQTYCGTKVGEYCSEKVNRKGIKGDGDPIDICVLTEKDLAHGDLLVTARPIGGFRMIDGDQADDKIIAVLDNDTVYGHFTDVSQVPEIVIQRLEHYFLTYKDMPGVDSNTEIAATYGQEEALEVIKLSVEDYNNKFANLGKLLA is encoded by the coding sequence ATGGTAGACAGACTTTCCGATCCCATTGGACGACTGATGGGATTGCGTTATAAATCGCACCCCTGGCACGGCGTTTCAATTGGTGATAATGCTCCCGAAGAATTAACCGCTTTTATCGAAGTGGTTTCAACCGACACCGTAAAATACGAAATTGATAAAGATAGCGGTTATCTGCGTGTTGATAGGCCACAGAAATTCTCGAATGTTGTTCCTGCTTTGTATGGCTTTATCCCGCAAACTTACTGCGGTACCAAAGTTGGCGAATACTGTTCGGAGAAAGTGAACCGAAAAGGAATAAAAGGAGATGGCGATCCAATTGATATTTGTGTGCTAACTGAAAAAGATCTGGCACATGGCGACTTGTTGGTAACTGCACGTCCGATTGGTGGTTTTCGAATGATCGATGGCGATCAGGCGGATGATAAAATCATCGCTGTTTTGGATAACGATACAGTTTATGGTCATTTTACCGATGTATCGCAAGTACCGGAAATTGTAATCCAGCGTTTGGAACACTACTTCCTTACCTACAAGGATATGCCGGGTGTTGATTCGAACACCGAAATTGCGGCAACTTATGGTCAGGAGGAGGCGCTGGAGGTGATCAAACTTTCGGTTGAAGATTACAATAACAAGTTTGCGAATTTAGGCAAACTGCTTGCATAA
- a CDS encoding aldo/keto reductase: protein MTKSKKYPVSRRDFIKVSAATTAAVSLGACNTEKLPEPMKRPFGKLGFNVTTLGLGGQASIQWTPDDVEPEKIILKAFDLGINYFDTSNLYADSQLNYNKAFKQLSLIPGEEGYNEALRKSIWLTSKTAMRWGKQGWPEREGINNWSNGENVQCAVDDVKRSLTQLFGNGEGYYPDGAYLDMVLCHTLNNAEEVDVLYEGLETPLDPDGNFGALVALRDLRDGTNLTGMNPNNEKLIKHIGFSGHAHPPAMMDMIQRDEYGILDGMLVAINANDKTKMNMQNNVIPIAEAKGMGVIGMKVFADAAMYHKEPRWSQTPADVFRKVGTDELPSKPLIEYSLTTPGVHTLIIGIGQIDDDPMKCQLVQNFYAAQITPEGMSAAERKRIEEQAKSVKPGSNYFQVIEKEKLSPPRDAKLVDGKLTWNTALADEEPISHYEIMQDGVLLGKVEHKPQLLKSQPFSISLDKPGDVMLVTVDKAGNRAETVVA from the coding sequence ATGACTAAATCAAAAAAGTATCCCGTTTCCCGAAGAGATTTTATAAAAGTGTCGGCTGCCACAACAGCTGCTGTTTCGCTTGGTGCGTGTAATACAGAAAAATTACCGGAGCCAATGAAACGCCCTTTTGGCAAGCTTGGTTTTAATGTCACAACGCTCGGTCTTGGAGGGCAGGCGTCTATTCAGTGGACTCCCGACGACGTTGAACCCGAAAAAATTATTCTCAAAGCATTTGATTTGGGTATCAACTACTTTGACACTTCTAACCTATATGCAGATAGCCAGCTGAATTATAACAAGGCTTTTAAACAGTTAAGCCTGATTCCCGGCGAAGAAGGCTACAACGAAGCACTGCGAAAATCGATCTGGTTAACAAGTAAAACGGCTATGCGTTGGGGAAAACAGGGTTGGCCCGAGCGGGAAGGAATTAATAACTGGTCGAACGGAGAGAACGTACAGTGTGCGGTTGATGATGTAAAACGGTCGTTAACACAGCTATTTGGAAATGGAGAAGGTTATTACCCGGATGGCGCCTACCTCGATATGGTTTTATGCCATACCTTGAATAATGCCGAAGAGGTTGATGTGCTTTACGAAGGGCTGGAAACTCCGCTCGATCCTGACGGTAATTTTGGTGCATTGGTGGCACTTCGCGATTTGCGTGATGGAACCAACCTAACGGGAATGAATCCTAATAATGAAAAGCTGATCAAACATATTGGATTTTCAGGTCATGCGCATCCGCCGGCCATGATGGATATGATTCAGCGCGATGAATACGGTATTTTAGACGGCATGTTGGTAGCCATTAATGCCAACGACAAAACCAAAATGAACATGCAGAACAATGTCATCCCGATTGCTGAAGCCAAAGGAATGGGAGTTATTGGTATGAAAGTTTTTGCTGATGCTGCCATGTATCATAAAGAGCCGCGTTGGTCGCAAACGCCTGCCGATGTTTTCCGCAAAGTGGGTACCGACGAATTGCCGAGTAAGCCACTTATTGAATATTCACTGACAACACCGGGTGTGCACACGCTGATCATAGGGATTGGACAAATTGATGATGACCCGATGAAATGCCAGTTGGTACAGAATTTCTACGCGGCACAAATAACACCAGAAGGGATGAGTGCAGCCGAGCGAAAACGTATTGAAGAACAGGCAAAAAGTGTGAAGCCGGGAAGTAATTATTTTCAGGTGATTGAGAAAGAGAAACTTTCTCCTCCACGCGATGCAAAATTGGTGGATGGCAAATTAACCTGGAACACCGCGCTGGCAGATGAAGAACCAATATCGCATTACGAAATTATGCAGGATGGTGTGTTACTGGGTAAAGTTGAGCACAAACCTCAGTTGTTAAAAAGCCAGCCGTTTAGTATTTCACTAGACAAGCCGGGAGATGTTATGCTGGTCACTGTTGATAAAGCCGGAAATAGAGCTGAAACAGTTGTAGCGTAA
- a CDS encoding dihydrofolate reductase: protein MTNKIQKNISIIVAIAENFAIGKNNDLLFHLPNDLKRFKEITSGHTIIMGRNTLLSLPKWPLPNRRHIVITDKQDDVFPGCETVFSIDEAIEKVKDETEAFIIGGGMIYKQFFPVAGKLYLTLVHQSFDADTYFPEVNYAGWNEIKREDLHDEKNNFDYSYLDLERK from the coding sequence ATGACAAATAAAATTCAAAAGAATATCTCGATAATCGTTGCTATTGCCGAGAACTTTGCCATTGGCAAAAACAACGACCTGCTGTTTCATTTACCAAACGACCTGAAACGTTTTAAGGAAATTACCAGCGGCCATACCATTATTATGGGACGTAACACTTTGCTGTCGTTGCCGAAATGGCCACTGCCAAATCGCAGGCATATTGTAATTACCGATAAACAGGATGATGTATTTCCGGGATGTGAAACTGTTTTCTCTATCGACGAAGCCATTGAAAAAGTGAAAGACGAAACGGAAGCTTTCATTATCGGAGGAGGAATGATTTACAAACAGTTTTTCCCCGTTGCGGGCAAATTATACCTCACACTGGTACACCAATCTTTTGATGCCGACACATATTTCCCCGAGGTTAATTATGCCGGGTGGAACGAAATAAAACGCGAAGATCTACACGACGAAAAGAACAATTTTGACTATTCTTACCTTGATTTAGAACGAAAATAA
- a CDS encoding C10 family peptidase — MVRNDFDYNALYAQPEITMSSPSSLRSEVADFVSTVGELYDSQYDCNGTLTLLEDVEDVFQSFLGWSYGGGINSEIDFETGNLDACRVFGSFMHHDLILSRGTAYSGGGHAFLYSGMVYHMYLDDYSMKSLDQLYVNWGWNGSSNGYYAFSNSGGNYDYYRQHVYIEPFGNPGCQGTGGGGGIASVGQ, encoded by the coding sequence ATGGTTCGAAATGATTTTGATTATAATGCTTTATACGCTCAACCCGAAATAACTATGAGCAGCCCTTCCAGTTTAAGAAGTGAAGTGGCCGATTTTGTCTCGACTGTCGGTGAATTATATGATTCGCAGTATGATTGTAATGGTACATTAACATTATTGGAAGATGTAGAGGATGTTTTCCAAAGCTTTTTGGGATGGTCCTATGGTGGTGGTATTAATAGTGAGATTGATTTTGAAACAGGGAACCTGGATGCATGTCGGGTGTTTGGTTCTTTTATGCACCATGATCTTATATTATCAAGAGGTACGGCGTATTCAGGAGGTGGACATGCTTTCTTATATTCAGGAATGGTTTATCACATGTACCTTGATGATTATTCAATGAAAAGCCTTGACCAACTTTATGTTAATTGGGGGTGGAATGGAAGCTCAAACGGGTATTATGCTTTTAGTAATTCAGGTGGTAATTATGACTATTACAGACAACATGTTTATATAGAACCTTTTGGTAATCCCGGATGTCAAGGTACTGGCGGAGGAGGAGGTATAGCATCTGTGGGGCAGTAA
- a CDS encoding YifB family Mg chelatase-like AAA ATPase — MLVKTFGSAVFGIDATTITIEVDVTTGIKFLLVGLPDSAVKESQQRIESALRLNGYKWPKKKIIINMAPADIRKEGSAYDLPLAAAVLAASGQINSDKLSKYVLMGELSLDGTLQPIKGVLPIAINARAEEFEGLILPKQNAREAAVVDRLKVFGAENITEVIDFLNGEGSLEQTVIDTRAEFYAQVNNNPLDFSDVKGQENVKRALEIAAAGSHNIILVGPPGSGKTMLAKRIPTVLPPFSLKEALETTKIHSVVGKIDKETSLMTRRPFRSPHHTISDVALVGGGNYPQPGEISLAHNGVLFLDELPEFKRTVLEVMRQPLEDRNITISRAKFSVEYPASFMLVASMNPCPCGYYNHPTKECVCAPGVVQKYLNKISGPLLDRIDIHLEVVPVPFKKLSEMESSENSEAVRERVLKARKIQEKRFAEHQGIYANAQMTSKLIREYVVLGNESNNLIKNAMDRLGLSARAYDRILKVSRTIADLEGEENVQADHLSEAIHYRSLDRENWGG, encoded by the coding sequence ATGTTAGTTAAAACCTTCGGAAGCGCAGTTTTTGGAATCGATGCCACAACCATTACCATTGAAGTTGATGTAACCACCGGAATTAAATTCTTGCTTGTTGGCTTGCCCGACAGTGCGGTAAAAGAGAGTCAGCAACGTATTGAATCGGCGTTGCGGTTAAATGGTTACAAATGGCCCAAAAAGAAAATCATCATTAATATGGCTCCGGCCGACATTCGTAAAGAAGGATCGGCTTACGATTTGCCGCTGGCTGCTGCTGTTTTGGCTGCATCGGGTCAAATTAATTCCGATAAATTATCGAAGTATGTTTTAATGGGTGAACTTTCGCTCGATGGAACTTTGCAGCCCATAAAAGGAGTTTTGCCTATTGCTATTAATGCCCGTGCGGAAGAATTTGAAGGCTTGATTTTGCCCAAACAAAATGCACGCGAAGCAGCTGTTGTTGATCGCTTAAAAGTTTTCGGAGCCGAGAATATCACCGAAGTTATCGACTTTTTAAATGGCGAAGGAAGCCTCGAACAAACGGTAATCGATACAAGGGCTGAGTTCTACGCTCAAGTCAATAATAATCCATTGGATTTTTCGGATGTAAAAGGACAGGAAAATGTAAAACGTGCACTGGAGATCGCGGCAGCGGGTTCTCATAATATAATTTTGGTCGGGCCTCCCGGATCGGGGAAGACAATGTTGGCGAAACGAATTCCTACAGTGCTTCCACCATTTTCGTTAAAAGAAGCACTGGAAACCACTAAGATTCATTCGGTAGTTGGAAAGATTGATAAAGAAACTTCGTTGATGACTCGGCGGCCGTTTCGAAGTCCACACCACACCATTTCGGATGTGGCACTTGTTGGTGGCGGAAACTATCCACAACCGGGAGAAATTAGTTTGGCACACAACGGCGTTTTGTTTTTGGACGAATTACCTGAATTTAAACGGACAGTCTTAGAAGTGATGCGACAGCCATTGGAAGACCGGAATATTACCATTTCGCGAGCCAAGTTCTCGGTGGAGTACCCCGCAAGTTTTATGCTGGTGGCTTCCATGAATCCATGTCCGTGCGGTTATTACAATCACCCAACAAAAGAGTGTGTTTGTGCGCCGGGAGTGGTGCAGAAATACCTTAATAAAATCTCAGGGCCGCTGCTCGATCGCATTGATATTCACCTGGAAGTTGTTCCTGTACCTTTCAAGAAATTGTCAGAAATGGAGTCTTCGGAGAATAGTGAGGCTGTTCGCGAAAGAGTGTTGAAAGCCCGTAAAATTCAGGAGAAACGATTTGCGGAGCATCAAGGTATCTACGCCAATGCCCAAATGACTTCGAAACTGATACGCGAATATGTAGTGCTAGGCAATGAAAGCAATAACCTGATTAAAAATGCCATGGATAGGCTCGGTCTCTCGGCCCGTGCTTACGACCGTATTTTAAAAGTGTCGCGTACCATTGCCGATCTCGAAGGAGAAGAAAATGTTCAGGCCGATCATCTTTCGGAAGCCATTCACTACCGTAGTCTGGATCGGGAGAACTGGGGAGGGTAA
- a CDS encoding glycoside hydrolase family 9 protein — MKKPVLFVLFCLGIISSLFAQNIHLNSLGFLTDGPKTAVVPKSCTSFKVVSIDTGNLVFEGKTTGPAYQKDVDQEVWNVDFSGFQKPGNYYLKIPGVGQSDEFKIASDAFNFAAVTSMRAFYLWRCGMPVDGEFAGNHYHQDACHLDDAYEDYIGTKGSKRDGTGGWHDAGDHGKYVVNAGISMGVLFYAWEHFQPQLEKMDLDIPETAPGFPDFLQELKWETDWILKMQYPDGSGRVSHKLTRTSFPGFIMASDDDAKRYFTDWSSAATADFVGIMAMAARYFKPYDVAYAQKCLDAAWVSYRFLQENPEYKRFEQGDFETGGYQSKDEDDRLWAAAELWATTGDESCLHDFEKRAAAIDYEVKEDWDWQNVSNLAMYTYALSSHKGKNTEVEKTIKKNIVANANAIVEKGKTDVYSRALGGRYYWGCNGTVARQTVNLQVANLIQPNPKYKLAAIGIVDHIFGKNYYNRSYVTGLGINPPMHPHDRRSGADKIDAPWPGYLVGGGHSATDWEDKEASYSKNEIAINWQAALVYALAGFVSY; from the coding sequence ATGAAGAAGCCTGTTCTTTTTGTGCTCTTTTGCCTGGGCATTATCTCATCGCTGTTCGCACAAAACATCCATTTAAACTCGTTGGGTTTTCTTACTGATGGCCCTAAAACAGCTGTTGTACCGAAATCCTGCACTTCTTTTAAAGTCGTTTCAATTGATACCGGCAACCTTGTTTTTGAAGGCAAAACCACAGGTCCGGCCTACCAGAAGGATGTTGATCAGGAAGTGTGGAACGTTGATTTTTCCGGCTTTCAAAAGCCCGGAAATTATTATTTAAAGATACCTGGAGTTGGGCAATCGGATGAGTTTAAAATAGCATCGGATGCATTTAATTTTGCAGCTGTAACAAGTATGCGTGCCTTTTATTTATGGCGCTGCGGAATGCCCGTTGATGGCGAGTTTGCCGGCAATCATTATCATCAGGATGCTTGTCACCTTGATGATGCGTATGAAGATTATATTGGAACGAAAGGTTCGAAACGCGATGGAACGGGTGGTTGGCACGATGCCGGCGATCATGGAAAATATGTCGTAAATGCCGGAATTTCCATGGGCGTTTTGTTTTATGCCTGGGAACATTTTCAACCACAACTGGAAAAAATGGATTTGGATATTCCTGAAACAGCGCCCGGATTTCCCGATTTTCTGCAAGAGTTAAAATGGGAAACCGACTGGATTTTAAAAATGCAATATCCCGATGGCTCGGGCAGGGTTTCGCATAAACTAACACGTACCAGTTTTCCCGGATTTATAATGGCCAGCGACGATGATGCAAAACGATACTTTACCGATTGGAGTTCGGCAGCAACGGCTGATTTTGTGGGGATAATGGCTATGGCTGCACGGTACTTTAAGCCGTACGACGTTGCTTACGCCCAAAAATGTCTGGATGCGGCGTGGGTGAGTTATCGTTTTCTGCAGGAGAATCCGGAGTACAAACGTTTCGAGCAAGGTGATTTTGAAACCGGAGGTTACCAGTCGAAAGATGAGGATGATCGTTTATGGGCTGCTGCCGAGCTTTGGGCAACGACAGGCGATGAAAGCTGTTTGCACGATTTTGAAAAACGGGCAGCAGCAATCGATTATGAGGTAAAAGAAGACTGGGACTGGCAAAATGTATCGAACCTGGCGATGTATACCTACGCACTTTCTTCACACAAGGGGAAGAATACGGAGGTGGAAAAAACGATAAAAAAGAATATTGTTGCCAATGCCAATGCCATCGTTGAAAAGGGAAAAACTGATGTATATTCGCGTGCGCTTGGTGGCAGGTATTACTGGGGATGCAACGGAACGGTTGCACGCCAGACCGTAAACTTACAGGTTGCAAATCTTATTCAGCCAAACCCAAAATACAAACTGGCAGCCATTGGTATTGTCGATCATATTTTTGGGAAGAATTATTACAATCGATCATATGTAACCGGTTTGGGAATCAATCCTCCAATGCATCCGCACGATCGACGTTCGGGAGCCGATAAAATTGATGCGCCGTGGCCGGGATATCTTGTTGGCGGCGGCCATTCGGCAACTGATTGGGAGGATAAAGAAGCATCGTACAGTAAAAACGAAATTGCAATAAACTGGCAGGCTGCCCTGGTTTATGCCCTTGCAGGTTTTGTAAGTTATTAG
- a CDS encoding M14 family zinc carboxypeptidase, with the protein MRKKTALVVALCAVSLFLFAQKPLINLRYEQNYTPTYDEVIEMFQLLDSKYDNATFVENGSTDIGKPLHTFIINSEPEFNPEKIKAQGKSVLLINNGIHPGEPEGIDASLRFADDILRNKNGMQKWLENTVIVIIPVYNIGGHLNRGKYNRANQATPYETGFRGNAKNLDLNRDFSKCDSENARSINKIFNEWDPDVFLDTHTTNGSDHQYSITWITPFPDYFPPAQEQFLRSQMIPEMFEKMDEGEYKLTPYVNWFNYEPLSAIFLWQDSPRYSSGYASLFNSYGMMTENHVYKNFADRVKSCYQFITTLSEFTSENSKEIISSRKQGTEELLAMKTYPISYKVDTSSYSTFNFDGYETSEEVIDKVTGLPRFGYDRSKPFTKEIRYYNVYNTVEEITIPEYYVLPQGWTKVIERLQLNGVGLVPMKKDTVMEVTVDYIDEYSSPKQPFNGHYFHNEVTTRSETQQIKYYTGDLLIPVRQSKMKYILEMLEPKAMDSFFRWNFFDSVLDQREYFSSYGFEENALKYLNEHPEFKKQFDEKRKADPELAKNHRAQLSYIYNNTEWAEKTYKRYPVAKIY; encoded by the coding sequence ATGAGAAAAAAAACTGCTTTGGTTGTGGCGCTATGCGCTGTCAGCCTGTTTTTGTTTGCCCAAAAACCACTAATAAATCTGAGGTACGAGCAAAATTACACGCCAACTTACGACGAAGTAATCGAAATGTTCCAACTGCTCGATTCGAAGTATGACAATGCAACATTCGTTGAAAATGGTTCTACCGATATTGGGAAACCATTACACACCTTCATTATTAACAGTGAGCCGGAATTCAATCCTGAGAAAATAAAAGCGCAGGGAAAATCAGTTTTGCTCATCAACAATGGTATTCATCCGGGCGAGCCGGAAGGAATTGATGCCAGTTTGCGGTTTGCCGACGATATTCTTCGCAATAAAAACGGAATGCAAAAGTGGCTCGAAAATACGGTAATTGTTATCATTCCAGTGTACAACATTGGCGGGCATCTGAACCGCGGAAAATACAATCGTGCCAACCAGGCTACACCATACGAAACCGGGTTTCGTGGAAATGCAAAAAACCTTGATCTGAACCGCGACTTCTCGAAATGTGATTCGGAAAATGCCCGTTCGATAAATAAAATTTTCAATGAATGGGATCCCGATGTTTTTCTGGACACACACACAACCAACGGTTCCGATCATCAATACAGTATTACATGGATTACGCCATTCCCCGATTATTTTCCGCCTGCACAGGAACAATTTCTGCGTAGCCAAATGATTCCCGAAATGTTTGAGAAAATGGATGAGGGCGAATACAAACTCACGCCGTACGTAAACTGGTTTAATTATGAGCCGCTGTCAGCAATCTTTCTTTGGCAGGATTCCCCACGGTATTCATCGGGTTATGCGAGTCTGTTCAACAGTTATGGAATGATGACTGAAAATCACGTTTATAAAAACTTTGCCGATCGCGTAAAATCATGCTACCAGTTTATTACAACGCTGAGTGAGTTCACGTCAGAAAATTCGAAAGAAATTATTTCAAGCCGCAAACAAGGAACAGAAGAATTGCTGGCAATGAAAACTTATCCGATAAGCTATAAAGTTGATACCAGTAGTTACTCCACATTTAATTTTGATGGCTACGAAACCAGCGAGGAGGTTATCGACAAAGTTACCGGCCTGCCACGTTTTGGCTACGACCGTTCGAAACCATTTACGAAAGAGATTCGCTACTACAATGTTTACAATACGGTAGAGGAAATTACAATCCCGGAATACTATGTTCTTCCGCAAGGCTGGACCAAAGTAATTGAAAGATTACAATTAAACGGAGTAGGACTGGTTCCGATGAAAAAGGATACGGTTATGGAAGTTACGGTTGATTATATTGATGAATATTCCAGTCCGAAACAACCGTTTAACGGTCATTATTTCCATAACGAAGTAACTACACGTAGCGAGACACAACAAATAAAATATTACACCGGCGACCTGCTGATTCCGGTTCGTCAGAGTAAAATGAAATATATTCTGGAAATGTTAGAGCCTAAAGCAATGGATTCATTTTTCCGCTGGAACTTTTTCGATTCAGTCCTTGATCAGCGAGAATATTTCTCGTCGTATGGATTTGAAGAAAATGCGCTGAAATATCTAAACGAGCATCCGGAATTTAAGAAGCAGTTTGATGAAAAACGCAAAGCAGATCCGGAATTAGCAAAGAATCACCGGGCACAATTGAGCTACATTTACAATAATACCGAATGGGCTGAAAAAACCTACAAACGTTACCCGGTAGCAAAAATCTATTAA